A stretch of Cytophagales bacterium DNA encodes these proteins:
- a CDS encoding biotin--[acetyl-CoA-carboxylase] ligase, producing MHKFFAKTAFLGKNVISLPECHSTNDLLMDYARMGKVEEGTIVITDYQTLGKGQRGNHWESEPGANLLFSVLLRPQFLEPRSQFYIGLCMAVATVNAIEALSSPQAGLQVKWPNDLYLNDKKLAGILVESSLAGSKVDFVVLGMGLNVRQMDFVHPAATSLLAQQIDVQKDELLEEVLLQLEKQLYALQEGFNFIHSNYYQRLRWLGEEHEFEAENQRFLGVITGIDEQGRLQVTSNGQALMFDIKEIKFIS from the coding sequence GTGCATAAATTCTTTGCCAAAACTGCGTTCCTGGGGAAAAATGTAATAAGTCTGCCAGAATGTCATTCTACCAACGATTTATTGATGGACTATGCGAGAATGGGTAAGGTAGAAGAAGGAACAATTGTCATAACTGACTACCAGACTTTAGGTAAAGGGCAGCGAGGAAATCATTGGGAAAGTGAGCCTGGAGCAAATTTGTTGTTTTCTGTCTTATTACGACCACAGTTTCTCGAACCCAGGTCGCAATTTTATATTGGGTTGTGTATGGCAGTGGCCACCGTCAATGCCATTGAAGCCCTTTCAAGCCCTCAGGCTGGCCTGCAGGTGAAGTGGCCGAACGATCTGTACCTGAACGATAAAAAACTGGCAGGTATCCTTGTTGAATCAAGTCTTGCTGGTAGTAAAGTTGATTTTGTGGTGTTGGGTATGGGACTTAATGTAAGACAGATGGACTTTGTCCATCCTGCAGCGACCTCTTTGTTAGCGCAACAGATTGATGTGCAGAAAGATGAATTGTTAGAGGAAGTCTTACTACAACTTGAAAAACAACTCTATGCGTTACAAGAAGGATTTAATTTCATTCATTCAAATTACTATCAACGATTAAGGTGGTTGGGAGAAGAACATGAATTTGAAGCTGAAAATCAACGGTTTCTGGGTGTAATTACCGGTATTGACGAGCAAGGTCGTCTTCAGGTTACCTCAAATGGGCAGGCGTTGATGTTCGATATTAAAGAGATCAAATTTATTTCGTGA
- the gmk gene encoding guanylate kinase has translation MSEGKALIFSAPSGAGKTTIVRHLMSITSELDFSISATTRAPREGEQHGKDYYFLDAEDFRQRIDSGQFLEWEEVYEGTYYGTLRSELDRIWNAGKHVVFDVDVEGGLNLKKELGGQAMAVFVKVRDLEVLRGRLKKRGSETEESLDRRVKKAAIEMSYQDRFDFVLINDDLDQAKQQAEREVITFIR, from the coding sequence ATGAGCGAAGGCAAGGCTTTGATCTTTTCAGCACCTTCTGGTGCAGGCAAAACGACGATTGTCAGACACCTGATGTCGATCACTTCGGAACTGGATTTCTCCATTTCTGCCACTACACGGGCGCCGCGCGAAGGCGAACAACACGGAAAAGACTATTACTTTCTTGATGCCGAGGATTTTCGTCAGCGAATTGATTCCGGCCAGTTCCTCGAATGGGAGGAAGTGTATGAAGGCACCTATTACGGTACGCTGAGATCGGAACTGGATAGGATCTGGAATGCAGGAAAGCATGTCGTGTTCGATGTGGATGTAGAAGGTGGGTTGAACCTGAAAAAAGAGCTAGGAGGGCAAGCCATGGCCGTTTTTGTGAAAGTCCGGGATCTTGAGGTACTGCGTGGCAGACTAAAAAAGCGCGGATCAGAAACAGAAGAAAGCCTGGACCGGCGTGTCAAAAAGGCTGCCATTGAAATGAGCTATCAAGATCGTTTCGATTTTGTATTGATCAACGACGACCTGGATCAGGCCAAACAACAAGCAGAAAGAGAAGTGATCACCTTTATTCGATAG
- a CDS encoding GT-D fold domain-containing glycosyltransferase — MPIHTRSAFESFDRLNTALATGERTFYTRYGDGDVYLLRGEGIYNHQYDPKLTQELTDSILIEEPGYLKAMCVNYNLDPGMEAGLFTWYPDNDDMAAFLSDKFSPDKVWEFEHHFTLPYYAIFQPDAFIEFFETHIRPKKKLFVGGVKKEVAEQLFGPIDEYVQTPLRNAFGKFDEWVPAVLSKLDKVDLVLPTAGAAGKILNKRLWEMGYEGNSLDIGALIDWVDGRRTRKWIKLKGHKINDVLVPEHRRTSLPFRTAYAYREAYYKVRRVWKGLRGKL; from the coding sequence ATGCCTATTCACACCCGATCTGCTTTTGAATCTTTTGATCGTCTCAATACAGCTTTAGCAACGGGAGAGCGGACTTTTTATACCCGATATGGGGACGGAGATGTGTATCTGCTTAGAGGAGAAGGCATTTACAATCATCAATACGATCCCAAACTCACACAGGAATTAACGGATTCAATTTTGATTGAGGAGCCTGGCTATCTCAAGGCCATGTGTGTCAATTACAATCTGGATCCGGGCATGGAAGCAGGGCTGTTTACCTGGTATCCGGACAATGACGACATGGCTGCTTTTTTGTCAGACAAATTCAGTCCCGATAAAGTCTGGGAATTTGAGCACCACTTTACCTTACCCTATTACGCCATTTTTCAACCTGATGCTTTCATAGAATTTTTTGAAACGCATATTCGGCCGAAAAAGAAGCTTTTTGTCGGAGGGGTGAAGAAAGAAGTAGCGGAACAACTTTTCGGACCCATTGATGAATATGTGCAGACACCTTTAAGAAATGCTTTTGGTAAGTTTGATGAATGGGTGCCTGCAGTATTGAGTAAACTGGATAAAGTAGATCTGGTCTTACCTACCGCCGGTGCTGCCGGCAAGATCCTCAACAAACGACTATGGGAAATGGGCTATGAAGGCAATAGCTTGGACATTGGTGCGCTGATCGATTGGGTGGATGGACGCAGAACCAGAAAATGGATCAAACTCAAAGGGCACAAAATCAATGATGTATTGGTTCCGGAGCATCGCAGGACTTCCTTGCCTTTTAGAACAGCGTACGCCTACCGGGAAGCCTACTACAAAGTCCGCAGGGTCTGGAAAGGATTGAGAGGGAAGTTGTGA
- a CDS encoding capsule assembly Wzi family protein, translating into MKTIKFFLFVLTCFSGFAVQAQDSLKLMVETMGAASVIDKALPHWMAFNRYGFLPTGESSAYSRLEIKRPFSIGENFKVSTEFDGIANTSDVFIHEAYVNLQWKNWSLQMGLNEINNQYFPDDLSTGHMFASRNARTIPKVTLGVLEYSDVPWTKGYLQYRGALSQGILESDRPVSNALYHEKYASIRTRKLPINFHIGFMHNALFGGEFNGEKQSTKYLEVFLGQRSSTSNVNGDSINAAGAHFGIFDYGLSLETTEADFDFYYHQPWTDGSSIKDWSASNKDYMLGIRVRLKNQQWLTEILYENINTIHQSGPGLPDPIINDVGYNFGELQAIENYDQFIIDELGQDALDRNPPQGDNLTFDEFLDIIRFETNNNLEYGGRDSYYNNRGFPRGNTYQGFTIGNPLFLTSDRLFELNGIRAFDAEFIVNNRIQAQHIGFKGKIVPLDLDYKMLITFTRNEGTYAGFYGGFIGSWNRDRTYFFRNGINAQYLYLELKKDMEKLPLTWTGAVGFDQRGFGNFLAFMGGLQYRIR; encoded by the coding sequence ATGAAAACAATTAAATTTTTCCTGTTTGTACTCACTTGTTTCAGCGGGTTCGCTGTTCAAGCTCAGGATTCCTTGAAACTCATGGTCGAAACCATGGGGGCTGCTTCTGTTATCGATAAAGCATTACCTCACTGGATGGCCTTCAATAGATACGGTTTTTTGCCTACGGGTGAAAGCAGTGCCTACTCCAGACTGGAAATCAAACGACCTTTTTCCATCGGTGAAAATTTTAAGGTCTCTACAGAGTTTGATGGGATCGCCAATACAAGCGATGTATTCATACACGAAGCATATGTCAATCTGCAATGGAAAAACTGGTCCTTGCAAATGGGCCTCAATGAAATCAACAACCAGTACTTCCCAGACGATCTGTCTACCGGGCATATGTTTGCCAGCAGGAATGCACGCACGATCCCCAAAGTGACTTTAGGTGTGCTGGAATATTCGGATGTTCCCTGGACAAAAGGCTATTTACAATACCGCGGTGCACTTTCACAAGGTATTCTCGAAAGTGATCGACCTGTCTCCAATGCACTTTACCATGAAAAGTATGCAAGTATCCGCACCCGAAAGCTTCCTATCAATTTTCACATCGGATTCATGCACAATGCGCTTTTTGGAGGAGAATTCAACGGTGAAAAGCAATCCACCAAATATTTGGAAGTTTTCCTGGGCCAACGTTCTTCCACATCTAATGTGAACGGGGATTCAATTAATGCTGCCGGAGCACACTTTGGCATTTTCGACTATGGGTTAAGCCTTGAAACAACAGAAGCAGACTTTGACTTCTATTATCATCAACCTTGGACAGATGGCTCGAGTATAAAGGATTGGTCGGCGAGTAATAAAGATTACATGCTGGGAATTCGGGTTAGGCTAAAAAACCAGCAATGGCTTACGGAGATTCTTTATGAAAACATCAATACAATCCATCAAAGTGGACCGGGACTGCCCGATCCCATCATCAACGATGTAGGCTACAATTTTGGAGAGTTACAAGCGATTGAGAATTACGATCAGTTCATCATCGACGAGTTAGGTCAAGATGCGCTAGACCGCAATCCACCGCAAGGAGATAACCTGACTTTTGATGAATTTCTCGATATTATAAGATTCGAAACCAACAACAACCTTGAGTATGGCGGCCGGGACTCCTACTACAATAATCGTGGATTTCCCAGAGGCAATACTTATCAGGGATTTACCATTGGCAATCCGCTGTTCCTGACCTCTGACCGACTATTCGAATTGAATGGTATTCGAGCATTCGATGCAGAGTTTATTGTGAATAATCGAATTCAGGCACAACACATCGGCTTCAAAGGAAAAATTGTGCCTCTGGACCTTGATTACAAAATGCTGATCACTTTCACTAGAAATGAAGGCACCTACGCAGGGTTTTATGGCGGTTTTATCGGTAGCTGGAACAGAGATCGAACTTATTTCTTTCGCAATGGCATCAATGCTCAATACCTCTACCTTGAGTTGAAAAAAGACATGGAAAAGCTTCCGTTGACCTGGACAGGAGCGGTAGGATTTGACCAACGTGGTTTCGGAAACTTCCTGGCATTCATGGGTGGTCTTCAATACCGCATCCGATAA
- the nadD gene encoding nicotinate (nicotinamide) nucleotide adenylyltransferase, giving the protein MEIGLFFGSFNPIHVGHLVIANVAYQTTDLDQVWFIVSPQNPFKANKNLLHEFDRIDMVRAAIHDQYHFQASDIEFNMPRPSYTIDTLVRLSEKYPQHKFHLIIGEDNLASFPKWKNAHMILENYGLVVYPRINSKPSELKDHEKVKWIDAPQINISATLIRKLVSKGGSPKYLVTDPVLEIIEGRKLFLD; this is encoded by the coding sequence ATGGAAATTGGTTTGTTTTTTGGCTCATTCAATCCCATACACGTTGGACATTTGGTGATTGCCAATGTTGCTTACCAAACGACAGACCTGGATCAGGTTTGGTTTATTGTCTCTCCTCAGAATCCATTCAAAGCGAACAAGAACCTACTGCACGAATTTGATCGCATCGATATGGTACGTGCAGCGATTCATGATCAATACCATTTTCAGGCTTCCGATATTGAATTCAACATGCCCAGGCCCAGTTATACCATCGACACCCTGGTGCGATTATCCGAAAAATATCCCCAACACAAATTTCATCTGATCATCGGAGAGGACAACCTCGCAAGTTTTCCAAAGTGGAAAAACGCGCATATGATCCTCGAGAACTATGGGTTAGTGGTATATCCGCGGATCAATAGCAAACCTTCGGAATTGAAGGATCATGAAAAAGTAAAATGGATCGACGCGCCACAGATCAATATTTCTGCCACATTAATTCGCAAGTTGGTTAGCAAGGGGGGATCCCCGAAATATCTGGTCACAGATCCGGTACTGGAGATCATCGAAGGCCGAAAACTGTTTTTAGATTGA
- the ahcY gene encoding adenosylhomocysteinase, which produces MSEVIEKFKVKDIAQADWGRKEIKLAEAEMPGLMALREEYGDSKPLAGARIAGCLHMTIQTAVLIETLTALGAEVTWSSCNIFSTQDHAAAAIAKSGVPVYAWKGMNEEEFDWCIEQTLFAFEGGKPLNMILDDGGDLTNMVLDQYPELVKDIKGLSEETTTGVHRLYERMKNGTLPMPAINVNDSVTKSKFDNKYGCKESLVDAIRRGTDLMLAGKVAVVAGYGDVGKGSAASLRGAGVRVIVTEIDPICALQAAMDGFEVKKMSNAIPRADIVVTATGNKDIIRAEHFEALKDKAIVCNIGHFDNEIDMAWLNSNHGASKVEVKPQVDMYTIDGKDLIVLAEGRLVNLGVATGHPSFVMSNSFTNQTLAQLELWQNADNYDNAVYMLPKHLDEKVAALHLNKIGVELETLSEDQADYIGVTVKGPFKPEYYRY; this is translated from the coding sequence ATGTCAGAAGTAATAGAAAAATTCAAGGTTAAGGATATTGCCCAGGCAGATTGGGGAAGAAAAGAAATCAAATTGGCTGAGGCAGAAATGCCTGGCTTAATGGCACTTAGAGAGGAGTATGGCGATTCAAAGCCATTGGCCGGTGCCAGAATCGCAGGTTGTTTGCACATGACCATTCAGACTGCTGTATTGATCGAGACACTGACTGCTCTTGGCGCAGAAGTGACCTGGTCTTCTTGTAATATATTCTCTACTCAGGATCATGCTGCTGCTGCCATTGCAAAATCCGGTGTTCCTGTTTATGCCTGGAAAGGAATGAACGAAGAGGAATTCGATTGGTGTATCGAGCAGACTTTGTTTGCTTTTGAAGGTGGAAAACCCTTGAATATGATCCTTGATGATGGGGGAGACCTGACCAATATGGTGCTGGACCAGTACCCTGAATTGGTAAAGGACATCAAAGGACTTTCTGAAGAGACGACTACTGGTGTTCACCGATTGTATGAGCGCATGAAAAATGGAACTTTGCCCATGCCTGCGATCAATGTGAATGATTCTGTGACCAAATCGAAGTTTGATAACAAGTATGGATGTAAAGAGTCGTTGGTAGATGCAATCCGACGAGGGACAGATCTGATGCTTGCAGGTAAGGTCGCTGTTGTTGCAGGATACGGTGACGTAGGAAAAGGATCTGCTGCTTCTTTAAGAGGTGCGGGTGTTCGTGTGATCGTCACGGAGATCGATCCTATCTGTGCACTTCAGGCAGCAATGGACGGATTCGAAGTAAAAAAGATGTCTAATGCGATCCCAAGAGCTGACATTGTAGTAACTGCTACAGGAAATAAAGACATTATCCGGGCGGAGCACTTCGAAGCGCTGAAGGACAAAGCGATCGTTTGTAATATCGGTCACTTCGACAATGAGATCGACATGGCCTGGTTGAACAGTAATCACGGCGCTTCTAAAGTGGAAGTGAAGCCTCAGGTTGACATGTACACGATTGACGGTAAAGATTTGATCGTATTGGCAGAAGGAAGACTGGTGAATCTTGGTGTAGCTACCGGACACCCTTCATTTGTTATGTCCAATTCTTTCACCAACCAGACGTTGGCGCAATTGGAGTTGTGGCAAAATGCTGACAATTACGATAACGCAGTTTACATGCTGCCTAAGCACCTGGATGAAAAAGTAGCTGCATTGCACTTGAATAAGATCGGTGTTGAATTAGAAACACTTTCTGAAGATCAGGCAGATTACATTGGAGTGACTGTGAAAGGTCCTTTCAAACCTGAGTATTACAGATATTAA
- a CDS encoding glycosyltransferase, protein MRVLHVNSELSWRGGERQVELLTNYGAKDVDSIIACDQRGQLNRHLEGTHEVVDLSIKNGFDFKAALRLKKLARQADLIHCHTPKAQSIAILAKLLGCNRPVICTKRTSFPIGSNFFSKFKYRKTDQVVCVSQASANVLQKQLPDINIKVIHSAIEKPEPVVPIELDQLIPETRDRKVIGYVAAVTEEKNPEVFLETARAVLAKYKNCCFLWIGDGELKETVQAQINLLGLSSRVFLPGFQANIQSWITALDVLFFPSLSEGFPTTLLQAMQVGVPVIASDLPSIREIVTDGETGLLSDAKNEEEFTHKIMEVVSNDDLRNKLKANALDSVTHFYVEEMVQKYVKLYGKL, encoded by the coding sequence ATGCGGGTATTGCATGTCAATAGTGAACTGTCCTGGCGTGGGGGTGAAAGGCAAGTAGAATTGCTAACCAACTACGGTGCTAAGGATGTAGACTCCATCATTGCATGCGATCAGAGGGGGCAATTAAACCGACACCTGGAGGGTACTCATGAAGTAGTAGACCTGTCCATTAAGAATGGATTTGATTTCAAAGCGGCACTTCGTTTGAAAAAACTGGCGCGACAAGCGGACCTGATCCATTGTCATACGCCAAAGGCTCAATCCATTGCCATACTGGCTAAACTACTAGGCTGTAATAGGCCGGTCATTTGTACCAAGCGAACTTCATTTCCGATTGGCAGTAACTTTTTTTCCAAATTCAAATACCGAAAAACCGATCAGGTGGTTTGTGTCTCTCAAGCTTCAGCCAATGTCTTACAAAAACAACTTCCTGATATAAATATTAAGGTCATTCACAGTGCCATTGAAAAACCAGAACCTGTCGTACCCATTGAGCTAGACCAACTCATTCCTGAAACGAGGGACAGAAAAGTCATTGGTTATGTAGCTGCGGTAACGGAGGAGAAGAACCCTGAGGTATTCTTAGAGACAGCCAGGGCAGTACTTGCCAAATACAAAAATTGTTGTTTTCTATGGATTGGTGATGGCGAGCTAAAAGAGACCGTACAAGCTCAAATTAATCTGTTAGGACTTTCAAGTAGGGTCTTTCTCCCAGGATTTCAAGCCAACATACAATCCTGGATTACAGCGCTTGACGTACTCTTTTTCCCGTCGTTATCGGAAGGGTTTCCTACTACCCTATTGCAAGCCATGCAAGTAGGTGTTCCGGTAATCGCGAGTGATTTACCAAGCATTCGAGAGATCGTAACTGATGGGGAAACGGGATTACTGAGTGACGCAAAGAATGAAGAAGAGTTTACCCACAAAATCATGGAAGTGGTATCAAATGATGATTTAAGGAATAAGCTGAAAGCTAATGCGCTTGATTCTGTAACTCATTTTTATGTAGAAGAAATGGTTCAGAAGTATGTGAAGTTGTATGGGAAACTGTAA
- the rsfS gene encoding ribosome silencing factor, with product MTNLVEEEINSKKLCDLVVEGMAEMKASDIVVMDLKNVKHAVSDYFVICSGTSDTQIDAISDSIEKHVREQSKQKPWKKEGQQNREWILIDYVDVVAHVFSQDKRTFYAIEELWGDAMITPVEV from the coding sequence ATGACAAATCTGGTTGAGGAAGAAATTAATTCAAAAAAGCTTTGTGACTTAGTGGTCGAGGGGATGGCAGAAATGAAGGCTTCCGATATCGTGGTTATGGACCTAAAAAATGTCAAGCATGCGGTTTCCGATTACTTTGTCATTTGTTCAGGAACATCAGACACTCAAATTGACGCAATTTCTGACTCCATCGAAAAGCACGTACGCGAGCAATCCAAACAAAAGCCGTGGAAGAAAGAAGGACAGCAGAACCGAGAGTGGATTTTGATTGATTATGTAGATGTGGTTGCACATGTATTCAGTCAGGATAAACGAACTTTTTATGCGATTGAAGAACTTTGGGGCGATGCTATGATCACCCCGGTAGAAGTTTGA
- a CDS encoding anti-sigma factor, whose product MEENKEGRSECKDSSECEKFLSLVNLMLDNEANQQEEQYISDHIEECSPCFKQLELEKQLRETLKSKIAHKEVPSELVDLIKTKIKSLA is encoded by the coding sequence ATGGAAGAAAATAAGGAAGGGAGATCAGAATGCAAGGATTCGTCTGAATGTGAAAAATTTCTGAGTCTGGTCAATTTAATGCTCGATAACGAAGCTAATCAGCAAGAAGAACAATATATATCCGATCACATTGAAGAATGTTCGCCATGTTTCAAGCAATTGGAACTGGAAAAACAACTCCGTGAAACGCTGAAAAGCAAAATAGCGCACAAAGAAGTGCCATCGGAGCTTGTAGATCTCATCAAGACTAAGATAAAATCCTTAGCTTAG
- a CDS encoding sigma-70 family RNA polymerase sigma factor — MVDTQATLSDGEEERGTKYTYSEKERLEIFNNEFMPHIDSMYNFAYRLSFDDDDSKDLVQDTYLKAYRFINSFQRGTNAKAWLYRILKNSFINEFRKKGKEPSKVDYQEVENFYNSDDVDDTRTVDLRVDTVKDMIGDEVTNALNSLAIDFRTVIILCDLEGFTYEEMAKILDIPIGTVRSRLHRARNLLKEKLNTYASSMGFGNN, encoded by the coding sequence ATGGTAGACACACAAGCGACGCTTTCCGATGGAGAGGAAGAGCGTGGTACGAAATATACATACTCCGAAAAGGAGCGGCTTGAAATCTTTAACAACGAATTCATGCCTCACATCGACTCGATGTACAATTTTGCCTACAGGCTCTCATTTGATGATGACGACAGCAAAGACCTGGTACAGGACACTTACTTGAAGGCTTATCGATTTATCAACAGCTTTCAGCGAGGGACCAATGCCAAGGCCTGGTTGTACCGGATCTTGAAAAATAGCTTCATCAATGAGTTCAGGAAGAAAGGAAAAGAACCTTCTAAGGTCGATTATCAGGAAGTAGAGAACTTCTACAACTCAGATGATGTTGACGATACCAGAACGGTAGACCTTCGGGTAGATACGGTGAAAGATATGATCGGTGATGAAGTGACGAATGCACTGAATTCATTGGCCATAGATTTTCGAACTGTGATCATCCTTTGTGACCTTGAAGGGTTTACCTACGAGGAAATGGCGAAGATATTGGACATTCCTATAGGAACAGTACGCTCCAGGTTACACCGGGCGCGAAACCTCCTGAAGGAAAAGCTGAATACGTACGCCTCTTCAATGGGATTTGGTAATAATTGA